The segment ACCAACCGTCCGGATATCCTCGATCCGGCTCTCCTCCGTCCCGGCCGCTTTGACCGTCAGATCACGGTCAACCGTCCCGATGTCAAGGGTCGTGAAGAAGTGCTCAAGGTACATGCCCGCAACAAGCCTTTGGCAGAGGATGTCAAGCTGAAAACCATCGCCCAGCGCACCACCGGGTTCACCGGGGCCGATCTGGAAAACTTGCTTAACGAAGCGGCACTGCTCGCGGCCCGTCGCAGCAAACGGAAAGTCACCATGGCCGAGGTGGAGGAAGCGATCGACCGGGTGATCGCCGGACCGGAGAAGAAGAGCCGCGTGGTCAGCGAAAAGGAAAAGAAAACGATTATTTACCACGAAGGCGGACACGCCGTGGTGGGGTATTTCCTGGAGCATGCGGAGACGGTCCATAAAATCACCGTCGTCCCCCGCGGACAGGCAGGAGGATATGTGGTGATGCTGCCCAAGGAAGACCGGATGCTGTTGACCAAGAGCGAGCTGCTGGACCGGGTGACCGGGCTGTTGGGCGGTCGTGCCGCCGAAGAAGTGGTCTTCAACGAAGTGAGCACCGGAGCCCACAATGACTTTGAAAAGGCGACCAGTATCGTGCGCAGCATGATCACCGAATACGGGATGAGCGACCGACTGGCCCCGATGCAGTTCGGCCGCAGCCAGGGGCAGGTCTTCCTGGGTCGGGATCTCGGCCATGAGCAGAATTACTCCGATGCCATCGCCTACGAGATCGACCAGGAAATGCAGGAAATGATCAACAGGTGTTATCAGAAGGCGAAGGATATCCTGACCGAAAAACGGGATAAACTGGAACTGATCGCTGAAACCCTCTACAAGAAAGAAACCTTGGATGCCGATGAGATCCGTCAATTGATGGAAAACGGGAAGTTGGACCATCCCATCGACGTCAATATTCAGAGCAAGTCGGATGCGGAGAGCTCCGGAGACGACAAGGATTCCAAGGATGAGAAATAAACACGCACCTTGATACAAAAAAGATGCCCGCCGGGGGCATCTTTTTTATCAGGAGCAGGGTTTGTCGACGATTCGGAAATGGATATGGTAAAATAGGCCATGATAAACAGGACGGGAGGACATTACCCAAAACAAGAGTGAAGCCGTGGACTCAACCGGGATGTTCCGGCAACCCATTTGCCGTGTACAGGGAGAGGCAGATGATTTAAACAAGAAGGCTAGAAGCATTGTGAAAAAATCCCAAAGGAAGGATTGGGTTTCACATAGAGTGATTTTGGATCGTAAGAACAATGAAAACGACATGTGAAACCCAATCCCGACCGGCCATGAACGCATAAATCACAACGCTTCTAGGAAACTGCGTAAAAGTGGAAGGATCGGTATAACCTATCCCCAGAAGGCTGCCGGCCAGCTACTGAACAGGAATGGGAGGAGCATATTGAATTGGTGACCAAAAAGACGGAGAAGAAGATCCCCAGTGACATCGAAATCGCCCAAGAGGCGAAGATGCAGCCGATCGGAGAGATTGCCGCCCGCTTGGGGCTGGAGGAAGAGGACCTGGAGCTGTTCGGTAAGTACAAAGCCAAGATTTCCCCGGGGGTCTGGGAACGGATCCAATCCCGTCCCGACGGACGGTTGATCCTGGTCACGGCTATCAGCCCCACCCCCGCCGGGGAAGGAAAATCAACCGTCACTGTCGGTCTCGGTCAGGGGCTCAACCGGATTGGGAAAAGGGCCACCGTCGCCCTGCGGGAGCCTTCCCTCGGCCCCAGTATGGGGATCAAAGGGGGAGCCGCTGGCGGCGGTTATTCCCAAGTGCTTCCCATGGAGGATATCAATCTTCACTTCACCGGGGATTTTCATGCCATCACCTCCGCCCATAACGCCATTTCCGCAGTGATCGACAACCATATTCATCAGGGAAATTCCCTGGGGATCGACCCCCGGCGCATCCTCTGGAAACGGGTGCTGGACCTGAATGACCGGGCCCTGCGCCATATTGTGGTGGGACTGGGGGGGAAAGCACACGGAATGCCGCGGGAGGACGGCTTTG is part of the Kroppenstedtia eburnea genome and harbors:
- the ftsH gene encoding ATP-dependent zinc metalloprotease FtsH, translated to MKTIFRNSGLYIILILVTVGIVNLLWNPGTETETLTYTKYQQKLEQGKISEVTVRPEGGTYHIEGKYSKGVNKTFTTNGPYGEGSTVIQDLKKAGVNTTVEKAKSDSIWLTLFTSIVPFAIILLLFFVLLNNAQGGGSRVMNFGKSKAKMYNEEKKKVTFGDVAGADEEKTELVEVVDFLKDPRKFAAVGARIPKGVLLVGPPGTGKTLLARAVAGEAGVPFFSISGSDFVEMFVGVGASRVRDLFEQAKKNAPCIIFIDEIDAVGRQRGAGLGGGHDEREQTLNQLLVEMDGFGANEGIIIMAATNRPDILDPALLRPGRFDRQITVNRPDVKGREEVLKVHARNKPLAEDVKLKTIAQRTTGFTGADLENLLNEAALLAARRSKRKVTMAEVEEAIDRVIAGPEKKSRVVSEKEKKTIIYHEGGHAVVGYFLEHAETVHKITVVPRGQAGGYVVMLPKEDRMLLTKSELLDRVTGLLGGRAAEEVVFNEVSTGAHNDFEKATSIVRSMITEYGMSDRLAPMQFGRSQGQVFLGRDLGHEQNYSDAIAYEIDQEMQEMINRCYQKAKDILTEKRDKLELIAETLYKKETLDADEIRQLMENGKLDHPIDVNIQSKSDAESSGDDKDSKDEK